One Camelina sativa cultivar DH55 chromosome 3, Cs, whole genome shotgun sequence genomic window carries:
- the LOC104770467 gene encoding probable beta-1,3-galactosyltransferase 1 isoform X3: protein MSFKNRGDYYFTPRNVIYRNSVFLLCLASFCLGVFFTNRMWNVPGARGVSRLSKLSLSSSDCYKKNVLDYDNNTIGILDKSISHLEMKLVAARAERESLYGKFNISNEAKKRKYFMVIGINTAFSSRKRRDSVRSTWMPQGEKLKKLEEEKGIIVRFVIGHSVLSRGILDKAIEAEEKTHGDFLRLEHIEGYMELSAKTKTFFATAVSLWDAEFYIKVDDDVHVNLATLKTTLSTHRNKPRVYVGCMKSGPVLARKSVKYHEPEYWKFGEVGNKYFRHATGQFYAISKDLATYILINQDLLHKYANEDVSLGSWFIGLNVEHVDEKKLCCSTSPHDCELKAVMGSVCAASFDWKCSGICRSAERMADVHERCGEPQNALWTLTS from the exons ATGTCTTTCAAGAACAGAGGAGATTACTATTTTACTCCTAGAAATGTAATTTATAGAAACTCTGTATTTCTCTTGTGCCTCGCAAGTTTTTGCCTTGGAGTGTTCTTCACTAACAG GATGTGGAATGTACCTGGAGCTAGAGGCGTATCAAGACTATCCAAACTAAGCTTAAGTTCCAGTGACTGCTATAAAAAGAAT GTTTTGGACTATGATAACAACACTATCGG GATCTTAGATAAATCCATATCACATTTAGAGATGAAGTTAGTAGCTGCTAGAGCAGAACGCGAGTCATTGTATGGGAAATTTAACATATCCAATGAAGCCAAGAAAAGAAAGTACTTCATGGTTATAGGTATTAACACGGCCTTTAGTAGTCGTAAGAGACGTGACTCGGTCCGGTCAACATGGATGCCACAAG GAGAGAAGCTTAAGaaacttgaagaagagaaaggcaTCATTGTTCGCTTTGTTATAGGACACAG TGTGTTGTCTCGTGGAATTCTTGATAAAGCTATTGAAGCAGAAGAGAAAACACACGGAGATTTCTTGAGACTG GAACATATTGAGGGTTACATGGAGTTATCCGCCAAGACAAAAACGTTTTTCGCTACCGCTGTTTCCTTGTGGGATGCTGAATTCTACATCAAAGTTGATGATGACGTTCATGTGAATCTTG CCACTCTCAAGACGACTTTATCCACACACAGAAACAAGCCTCGGGTTTATGTTGGTTGCATGAAGTCCGGCCCCGTCCTAGCCAGAAA GAGTGTCAAGTACCATGAACCGGAGTATTGGAAGTTTGGAGAGGTAGGAAACAAGTATTTCCGTCATGCCACGGGACAGTTTTACGCCATATCTAAAGATCTAGCTACTTACATATTGATAAAcca GGATTTACTGCACAAGTATGCGAATGAGGATGTTTCGTTGGGATCTTGGTTCATCGGACTGAATGTAGAACATGTTGATGAGAAAAAACTCTGTTGCAGTACTTCTCCTCATG ATTGTGAACTAAAAGCAGTGATGGGCAGTGTTTGTGCTGCGTCGTTTGACTGGAAATGCAGCGGAATCTGTCGGTCGGCCGAGAGGATGGCAGACGTTCACGAACGTTGTGGGGAACCTCAAAATGCGTTATGGACGTTAActtcctaa
- the LOC104770467 gene encoding probable beta-1,3-galactosyltransferase 1 isoform X1: MSFKNRGDYYFTPRNVIYRNSVFLLCLASFCLGVFFTNRMWNVPGARGVSRLSKLSLSSSDCYKKNQVLDYDNNTIGILDKSISHLEMKLVAARAERESLYGKFNISNEAKKRKYFMVIGINTAFSSRKRRDSVRSTWMPQGEKLKKLEEEKGIIVRFVIGHSVLSRGILDKAIEAEEKTHGDFLRLEHIEGYMELSAKTKTFFATAVSLWDAEFYIKVDDDVHVNLATLKTTLSTHRNKPRVYVGCMKSGPVLARNRSVKYHEPEYWKFGEVGNKYFRHATGQFYAISKDLATYILINQDLLHKYANEDVSLGSWFIGLNVEHVDEKKLCCSTSPHDCELKAVMGSVCAASFDWKCSGICRSAERMADVHERCGEPQNALWTLTS; this comes from the exons ATGTCTTTCAAGAACAGAGGAGATTACTATTTTACTCCTAGAAATGTAATTTATAGAAACTCTGTATTTCTCTTGTGCCTCGCAAGTTTTTGCCTTGGAGTGTTCTTCACTAACAG GATGTGGAATGTACCTGGAGCTAGAGGCGTATCAAGACTATCCAAACTAAGCTTAAGTTCCAGTGACTGCTATAAAAAGAAT CAGGTTTTGGACTATGATAACAACACTATCGG GATCTTAGATAAATCCATATCACATTTAGAGATGAAGTTAGTAGCTGCTAGAGCAGAACGCGAGTCATTGTATGGGAAATTTAACATATCCAATGAAGCCAAGAAAAGAAAGTACTTCATGGTTATAGGTATTAACACGGCCTTTAGTAGTCGTAAGAGACGTGACTCGGTCCGGTCAACATGGATGCCACAAG GAGAGAAGCTTAAGaaacttgaagaagagaaaggcaTCATTGTTCGCTTTGTTATAGGACACAG TGTGTTGTCTCGTGGAATTCTTGATAAAGCTATTGAAGCAGAAGAGAAAACACACGGAGATTTCTTGAGACTG GAACATATTGAGGGTTACATGGAGTTATCCGCCAAGACAAAAACGTTTTTCGCTACCGCTGTTTCCTTGTGGGATGCTGAATTCTACATCAAAGTTGATGATGACGTTCATGTGAATCTTG CCACTCTCAAGACGACTTTATCCACACACAGAAACAAGCCTCGGGTTTATGTTGGTTGCATGAAGTCCGGCCCCGTCCTAGCCAGAAA CAGGAGTGTCAAGTACCATGAACCGGAGTATTGGAAGTTTGGAGAGGTAGGAAACAAGTATTTCCGTCATGCCACGGGACAGTTTTACGCCATATCTAAAGATCTAGCTACTTACATATTGATAAAcca GGATTTACTGCACAAGTATGCGAATGAGGATGTTTCGTTGGGATCTTGGTTCATCGGACTGAATGTAGAACATGTTGATGAGAAAAAACTCTGTTGCAGTACTTCTCCTCATG ATTGTGAACTAAAAGCAGTGATGGGCAGTGTTTGTGCTGCGTCGTTTGACTGGAAATGCAGCGGAATCTGTCGGTCGGCCGAGAGGATGGCAGACGTTCACGAACGTTGTGGGGAACCTCAAAATGCGTTATGGACGTTAActtcctaa
- the LOC104770467 gene encoding probable beta-1,3-galactosyltransferase 1 isoform X2: protein MSFKNRGDYYFTPRNVIYRNSVFLLCLASFCLGVFFTNRMWNVPGARGVSRLSKLSLSSSDCYKKNQVLDYDNNTIGILDKSISHLEMKLVAARAERESLYGKFNISNEAKKRKYFMVIGINTAFSSRKRRDSVRSTWMPQGEKLKKLEEEKGIIVRFVIGHSVLSRGILDKAIEAEEKTHGDFLRLEHIEGYMELSAKTKTFFATAVSLWDAEFYIKVDDDVHVNLATLKTTLSTHRNKPRVYVGCMKSGPVLARKSVKYHEPEYWKFGEVGNKYFRHATGQFYAISKDLATYILINQDLLHKYANEDVSLGSWFIGLNVEHVDEKKLCCSTSPHDCELKAVMGSVCAASFDWKCSGICRSAERMADVHERCGEPQNALWTLTS from the exons ATGTCTTTCAAGAACAGAGGAGATTACTATTTTACTCCTAGAAATGTAATTTATAGAAACTCTGTATTTCTCTTGTGCCTCGCAAGTTTTTGCCTTGGAGTGTTCTTCACTAACAG GATGTGGAATGTACCTGGAGCTAGAGGCGTATCAAGACTATCCAAACTAAGCTTAAGTTCCAGTGACTGCTATAAAAAGAAT CAGGTTTTGGACTATGATAACAACACTATCGG GATCTTAGATAAATCCATATCACATTTAGAGATGAAGTTAGTAGCTGCTAGAGCAGAACGCGAGTCATTGTATGGGAAATTTAACATATCCAATGAAGCCAAGAAAAGAAAGTACTTCATGGTTATAGGTATTAACACGGCCTTTAGTAGTCGTAAGAGACGTGACTCGGTCCGGTCAACATGGATGCCACAAG GAGAGAAGCTTAAGaaacttgaagaagagaaaggcaTCATTGTTCGCTTTGTTATAGGACACAG TGTGTTGTCTCGTGGAATTCTTGATAAAGCTATTGAAGCAGAAGAGAAAACACACGGAGATTTCTTGAGACTG GAACATATTGAGGGTTACATGGAGTTATCCGCCAAGACAAAAACGTTTTTCGCTACCGCTGTTTCCTTGTGGGATGCTGAATTCTACATCAAAGTTGATGATGACGTTCATGTGAATCTTG CCACTCTCAAGACGACTTTATCCACACACAGAAACAAGCCTCGGGTTTATGTTGGTTGCATGAAGTCCGGCCCCGTCCTAGCCAGAAA GAGTGTCAAGTACCATGAACCGGAGTATTGGAAGTTTGGAGAGGTAGGAAACAAGTATTTCCGTCATGCCACGGGACAGTTTTACGCCATATCTAAAGATCTAGCTACTTACATATTGATAAAcca GGATTTACTGCACAAGTATGCGAATGAGGATGTTTCGTTGGGATCTTGGTTCATCGGACTGAATGTAGAACATGTTGATGAGAAAAAACTCTGTTGCAGTACTTCTCCTCATG ATTGTGAACTAAAAGCAGTGATGGGCAGTGTTTGTGCTGCGTCGTTTGACTGGAAATGCAGCGGAATCTGTCGGTCGGCCGAGAGGATGGCAGACGTTCACGAACGTTGTGGGGAACCTCAAAATGCGTTATGGACGTTAActtcctaa